One segment of Methanobrevibacter wolinii SH DNA contains the following:
- a CDS encoding class I SAM-dependent methyltransferase: protein MKKSMMAPANGHRVQGISSESFLDANEILNNLDLNGDEIFMDAGCGDGHIAMEARKLLNDDSKIYAVDIYEPSIDDLKNQIKEEDIDNIIPLVGDFTNHVNIPNDFVDVVLMVNVFHGFNAVRKLDEAVEEFKRIIKPGGKIAIMDYKKQEAKHGPPYPIRMSSEEIEKLFNKHGLKCLKLINDTGEDIETGKSHYLIIFTK, encoded by the coding sequence ATGAAAAAAAGTATGATGGCTCCAGCAAATGGTCATAGAGTTCAAGGAATATCTAGTGAATCATTTTTAGATGCAAATGAAATCTTAAATAATTTGGATTTAAATGGTGATGAAATATTTATGGATGCAGGCTGTGGGGATGGACATATTGCAATGGAAGCAAGAAAATTATTAAATGATGATAGTAAAATTTATGCTGTTGACATATATGAACCTTCAATTGATGATTTAAAAAATCAAATTAAAGAAGAGGATATTGATAATATTATTCCTCTTGTTGGGGATTTTACAAATCATGTAAATATTCCTAATGATTTTGTAGATGTTGTTTTAATGGTTAATGTTTTTCATGGCTTTAATGCAGTAAGAAAATTAGATGAAGCTGTTGAAGAATTTAAACGGATTATTAAACCTGGAGGAAAAATTGCTATTATGGACTATAAAAAACAAGAAGCAAAACATGGTCCTCCTTATCCTATAAGAATGAGTTCTGAAGAAATTGAAAAGCTTTTTAATAAACATGGTCTTAAATGTTTAAAATTAATAAATGATACTGGTGAAGATATTGAAACTGGTAAATCTCATTATTTAATAATTTTTACAAAATGA
- a CDS encoding formate/nitrite transporter family protein, translating into MSSSCKSPKQVAAAVATTGEAKGNATVTEAVLLSFLAGAYIAFGGMLAEIANAGMVAAGYPVGLSKLVFGAVFPVGLIMVIIAGSDLFTGNCLYMTLSVLSGRTTAGKLGKNWIISWVFNFVGALFVAYVLAYSTGIMTAAPFKAGAITVASTKALGGAKFMAAGKATASLTWTQALLRGIGCNWLVCVACWLAVASDDVIGKILGIWFPIMAFVTLGFEHSVANMFFIPLGIFLGGKITWTQAIVNNLIPVTIGNIIGGAIFVAMIYYFVYIKNGNDYLVGIM; encoded by the coding sequence ATGAGTTCTTCTTGTAAAAGTCCTAAACAGGTTGCTGCTGCAGTAGCAACAACTGGTGAGGCAAAAGGTAATGCAACAGTAACTGAAGCTGTTTTATTAAGTTTCCTTGCTGGTGCATATATTGCATTTGGTGGAATGTTAGCAGAAATTGCTAATGCCGGAATGGTTGCTGCAGGTTATCCTGTTGGACTTAGTAAATTAGTATTCGGGGCAGTGTTCCCTGTAGGTCTTATTATGGTTATTATTGCTGGATCTGATTTATTTACTGGAAACTGTTTATACATGACTTTAAGTGTATTATCTGGTAGAACTACTGCTGGTAAATTAGGTAAAAATTGGATTATCAGTTGGGTTTTCAACTTTGTTGGAGCTTTATTTGTTGCATATGTACTTGCATACTCAACAGGTATTATGACAGCTGCACCATTCAAAGCTGGAGCAATTACAGTTGCTAGTACTAAAGCACTTGGTGGTGCTAAATTTATGGCTGCTGGAAAAGCAACTGCATCCCTTACATGGACCCAAGCATTATTAAGAGGTATTGGTTGTAACTGGCTTGTATGTGTAGCATGTTGGTTAGCAGTAGCTTCTGATGATGTAATTGGTAAAATATTAGGTATTTGGTTCCCAATTATGGCTTTCGTTACCCTTGGATTTGAGCACAGTGTTGCAAACATGTTCTTTATCCCATTAGGTATTTTCTTAGGTGGAAAAATTACTTGGACTCAAGCTATTGTAAATAACTTAATTCCTGTAACAATTGGTAACATAATTGGTGGAGCTATATTCGTTGCAATGATTTACTACTTTGTCTATATTAAAAATGGTAATGATTACCTTGTTGGAATTATGTAG
- the fdhF gene encoding formate dehydrogenase subunit alpha produces MVEIKYVPTICPFCGTGCGLNLVVKDGKICGVEPWKRHPVNSGKLCPKGNFSWEFINREDRLKKPLIKENGEFREATWDEALTKIANKLNEVKAEDPKQIGFYACARSPNENIFVTQKFARVACNTHNVDHCARICHGPTVAGLANSFGSGAMTNGFDSIEQSDYIIVIGANSMEAHPLFGRKLIRAKENNGAKIVVIDPRYTPTARIADTYLEFKSGTDVALLNGMMKIIIDEGLEDKEFIEKRTKNFDAFKDVVEKYDLDRVAEITEADPELIKEIAIEYAKADKAAIVYSLGITEHSHGADNVMSTANMAMLTGNLGREGTGVNPLRGQNNVQGACDMGALPTDYAGYRKVKDPETTAWMNEYWGCNLSTEPGLTLVEMINAAETGDLKVLYITGEDPVLSDADINHTKKSLANLDMLVVQDLFMTDTAQCADIVLPAAGWGEQDGTFTNGERRVQRVRKAQNPPGEAMLDWKIMEQIAIRMGEDAHPEQFHYETAQDIWEEIREVAPNMSGISSERLDTPEACHWPCFSVDDPCGPLMYEEKFSHPDGLAIFQPLEHTGPVEVPDEEYPFLLTTTRLLFHYHAAMTRRCKTLANEVKTGYIEINTDDAKKLGILDGEIVKASSRRGSIEIPARVTDDIKPGIVNIPMHFTECAANMLTNSKSFDPKSKMVELKACAINVEKME; encoded by the coding sequence ATGGTTGAGATAAAATATGTCCCAACAATATGTCCATTCTGTGGAACTGGTTGTGGATTAAACCTCGTTGTAAAAGACGGTAAAATCTGTGGTGTTGAACCATGGAAAAGACATCCTGTAAACTCTGGAAAATTATGTCCAAAAGGAAACTTTTCATGGGAATTTATCAATAGAGAAGATAGGTTGAAAAAACCACTTATCAAAGAAAATGGTGAATTTAGAGAAGCTACTTGGGATGAAGCTTTAACTAAAATTGCAAATAAATTAAATGAAGTTAAAGCAGAAGATCCAAAACAAATAGGATTTTATGCATGTGCAAGATCACCAAATGAAAACATTTTTGTTACTCAAAAATTCGCTAGAGTAGCATGTAATACTCATAATGTTGATCACTGTGCACGTATTTGTCACGGTCCTACTGTAGCTGGACTTGCTAACTCTTTTGGTTCAGGTGCTATGACCAATGGATTCGATAGTATTGAACAATCTGATTATATTATTGTTATTGGTGCTAACAGTATGGAAGCACACCCATTATTTGGTCGTAAATTAATTAGAGCTAAAGAAAATAATGGTGCAAAAATTGTAGTAATTGATCCACGTTATACTCCTACTGCAAGAATTGCTGATACCTATCTTGAATTTAAATCAGGTACTGATGTTGCATTGTTAAATGGTATGATGAAAATCATCATAGATGAAGGTCTTGAAGATAAAGAATTTATTGAAAAAAGGACTAAAAACTTCGATGCATTTAAAGATGTTGTTGAAAAATATGACTTAGATAGAGTAGCTGAAATTACTGAAGCTGATCCTGAATTAATTAAAGAAATTGCAATTGAATATGCTAAAGCAGATAAAGCAGCAATTGTTTATTCATTAGGTATTACTGAACACTCACATGGTGCAGATAATGTTATGTCCACTGCTAACATGGCTATGTTAACTGGTAATCTTGGAAGAGAAGGTACTGGTGTAAACCCATTAAGAGGACAAAACAATGTACAAGGTGCTTGTGATATGGGAGCATTACCTACTGATTATGCAGGATATCGTAAAGTTAAAGATCCAGAAACTACAGCATGGATGAATGAATACTGGGGTTGTAATCTTAGTACTGAACCTGGTTTAACTTTAGTTGAAATGATTAATGCAGCTGAAACTGGTGATTTAAAAGTATTATACATTACTGGAGAAGACCCAGTATTATCTGATGCAGATATTAACCATACTAAAAAATCATTAGCTAACTTAGACATGTTAGTTGTACAAGATCTTTTCATGACTGATACTGCACAATGTGCAGATATTGTATTACCTGCAGCAGGTTGGGGTGAACAAGATGGTACTTTCACTAATGGTGAAAGACGTGTTCAAAGAGTACGTAAAGCTCAAAATCCACCTGGAGAAGCAATGTTAGATTGGAAAATCATGGAACAAATTGCTATTAGAATGGGTGAAGATGCACATCCAGAACAATTCCATTATGAAACTGCTCAAGATATTTGGGAAGAAATCAGAGAAGTTGCTCCAAACATGTCTGGTATAAGTTCTGAAAGATTAGATACTCCTGAAGCTTGCCACTGGCCTTGTTTCAGTGTTGATGATCCATGTGGTCCTTTAATGTATGAAGAAAAATTCTCACATCCTGATGGATTAGCTATATTCCAACCTTTAGAACATACTGGTCCTGTAGAAGTTCCTGATGAAGAATATCCATTCCTTTTAACTACTACACGTCTTTTATTCCATTACCATGCAGCAATGACTAGAAGATGTAAAACTTTAGCTAATGAGGTAAAAACTGGATATATTGAAATTAACACTGATGATGCTAAAAAATTAGGTATTTTAGATGGCGAAATTGTAAAAGCAAGTTCTAGAAGAGGATCTATTGAGATTCCTGCAAGAGTTACTGATGATATTAAACCTGGTATAGTTAATATACCTATGCACTTTACTGAATGTGCAGCAAACATGTTAACTAACTCAAAATCATTCGATCCAAAATCTAAAATGGTAGAACTTAAAGCTTGTGCTATTAATGTTGAAAAAATGGAGTAG
- a CDS encoding Coenzyme F420 hydrogenase/dehydrogenase, beta subunit C-terminal domain, whose product MTYKVNDMAYAYSANDTIKEKGEYGGAVTTIMKYLLEENIVDAVVAVEEGWDLYDAKPILITDPDDIIKSAGSLHCGTLNLAKFITRYLDGARDIKIAVTCKPCDSMTIRELMRKGRIIEDNVIMIGVNCGGTMPPVDTIKMIKEVYEMDPTKITKEEIEKGKLIMGYADGTEKAFKIDELEKEGKGRRENCQRCTMNIPTNADMALGNWGVIGDLNGKATFVELCSEKGADIFNKVVDAGLVEAVEPIEKGIEIREKIDGIMTKNAFKQREVDFAGTTGDVLDVLDKYKDDLSKCIKCYGCRESCPLCYCDDCCLETEGPEWVPGGYVPAAPFFHLTRMVHMADACTNCGQCSDVCPVEIPVSKIWATVNQAVRDKFDYYSGIDNGDTPLPFTEFKDTGTRDYLKRK is encoded by the coding sequence ATGACATATAAAGTAAATGATATGGCTTATGCTTATTCTGCAAACGACACCATTAAAGAAAAAGGAGAATATGGTGGAGCAGTAACTACCATAATGAAATACTTACTTGAAGAAAACATCGTTGATGCAGTTGTTGCTGTTGAAGAAGGATGGGATTTATATGATGCTAAACCTATTCTCATAACTGATCCTGATGATATAATTAAATCTGCAGGATCCCTTCATTGTGGTACATTAAACTTAGCTAAATTTATAACTAGATACTTAGATGGTGCAAGAGATATAAAAATAGCAGTTACATGTAAACCATGTGATTCTATGACTATTAGAGAATTAATGAGGAAAGGTAGAATCATTGAAGACAATGTCATTATGATTGGTGTAAACTGTGGTGGTACAATGCCTCCAGTAGACACAATTAAAATGATTAAAGAAGTCTATGAAATGGATCCTACTAAAATTACCAAAGAAGAAATTGAAAAAGGTAAACTCATTATGGGATATGCTGATGGTACAGAAAAAGCATTTAAAATAGATGAGCTTGAAAAAGAAGGTAAAGGTAGACGTGAAAACTGTCAACGTTGTACCATGAACATTCCAACTAATGCAGATATGGCATTAGGTAATTGGGGTGTAATTGGTGATCTTAATGGAAAAGCTACATTTGTAGAACTTTGTTCTGAAAAAGGTGCAGATATATTTAATAAAGTTGTTGATGCAGGATTAGTTGAAGCTGTTGAACCTATTGAAAAAGGTATTGAAATTCGTGAAAAAATTGATGGCATCATGACTAAAAATGCATTTAAACAAAGAGAAGTTGACTTCGCTGGTACTACTGGTGATGTTTTAGATGTTTTAGATAAATATAAAGATGATTTATCTAAATGTATAAAATGTTATGGTTGTCGTGAATCTTGTCCTCTCTGTTACTGTGACGATTGTTGTTTAGAAACAGAAGGTCCAGAATGGGTACCTGGTGGATATGTACCTGCAGCTCCATTCTTCCATTTAACACGTATGGTGCACATGGCTGATGCATGTACTAATTGTGGTCAATGTTCTGATGTATGTCCTGTAGAAATTCCAGTTTCAAAAATTTGGGCTACTGTTAATCAAGCTGTTAGAGATAAATTTGATTATTACAGTGGTATTGATAATGGTGATACACCGTTACCATTTACTGAATTCAAAGATACTGGTACTAGAGACTACTTAAAAAGGAAATAA
- the moaA gene encoding GTP 3',8-cyclase MoaA, whose amino-acid sequence MSIHDKYNRPIISLRISITNRCNIKCLYCHHDGMLPSNEEMTPYEIIKIAEIAKKLGVKKIRISGGEPLVRKDIIEIIEGINNIGFKDISITTNGNYLEKYAKDLKEAGLNRVNVSLDTLNNDTYKFLTKKDYLNQTKRGILKAAKIGLYPVKINMILMKGINDNEVKDMFDFCRENGLVLQIIELLKSESCDDESFSDKYHCNIDSLEEKLSKIADEVKVREFMQDRRKYYIDGGEIEIVKPMDNTCFCENCSRLRITPNGEIKPCLLRNDNLTNIVKYIREGASDEKLEEIFIEGIMKRKPYYSEDNEE is encoded by the coding sequence ATGAGTATTCATGATAAATATAATAGGCCAATAATCTCTTTAAGAATTTCTATTACAAATAGATGTAATATTAAATGTTTATACTGCCATCATGATGGTATGCTACCATCAAATGAAGAAATGACTCCTTATGAAATTATTAAAATTGCTGAAATTGCAAAAAAACTTGGAGTTAAAAAAATTAGAATATCTGGTGGAGAACCATTAGTAAGAAAAGATATTATTGAAATTATTGAAGGCATTAATAATATAGGATTTAAAGACATATCTATTACAACAAATGGTAACTATCTTGAAAAATATGCTAAAGATTTAAAAGAAGCTGGTCTTAATAGAGTTAATGTTAGTTTAGATACTTTAAATAATGATACTTATAAATTCTTAACTAAAAAAGATTATCTTAATCAAACAAAAAGAGGTATCCTTAAAGCAGCAAAAATTGGACTTTATCCAGTTAAAATTAATATGATATTAATGAAAGGTATTAATGACAATGAAGTAAAAGATATGTTTGATTTTTGTCGTGAAAATGGACTTGTTCTTCAAATTATTGAATTATTAAAAAGTGAAAGTTGTGATGATGAAAGTTTCAGTGATAAATATCACTGTAATATTGATTCACTTGAAGAAAAACTTAGTAAAATAGCAGATGAAGTTAAAGTTCGTGAATTCATGCAAGATAGAAGAAAATATTATATTGATGGTGGAGAAATAGAAATAGTAAAACCAATGGATAATACTTGCTTCTGCGAAAATTGTTCAAGACTTAGAATTACCCCAAATGGAGAAATTAAACCTTGTTTACTTAGAAATGATAATTTAACAAATATTGTTAAATATATTCGAGAAGGTGCTTCTGATGAAAAATTAGAAGAAATCTTTATAGAAGGTATAATGAAAAGAAAACCATATTATTCTGAAGATAATGAAGAATAA
- the mobB gene encoding molybdopterin-guanine dinucleotide biosynthesis protein B encodes MRILSVVGKKDSGKTSLTVRIIKELKNRNYKVASIKHSHHQMEMDHEGTDTYKHKQAGSNITIGIGTKSFFNIDGVIPLERLLFLIKLIDEPDFVVIEGFKNYNYPKIVTSEELVDDYCIKLVDAKNLSDDDVKSLVNIIENKSYDILPTLFTKDCGHTDSKSIAKAIINGDLDYEYDKQADVTLSIDGKVIGLNDFVNKFLKETILGMLKSLKTEEYGVKDFDKIEILINNKK; translated from the coding sequence ATGAGAATTTTATCTGTGGTAGGTAAAAAAGATAGTGGAAAAACTTCATTAACTGTTCGTATTATAAAAGAACTTAAAAATAGAAATTACAAGGTAGCTAGTATAAAACATTCTCATCATCAAATGGAAATGGATCATGAAGGTACTGATACTTATAAACATAAACAAGCAGGTTCCAATATTACAATAGGAATAGGAACAAAAAGTTTTTTTAATATTGATGGTGTAATACCTCTTGAAAGGTTACTTTTCTTAATAAAACTCATTGATGAACCAGATTTTGTAGTAATTGAAGGATTTAAAAATTACAATTATCCAAAAATTGTAACATCAGAGGAACTTGTTGATGATTATTGTATAAAACTTGTAGATGCAAAAAATCTTAGTGATGATGATGTAAAATCACTTGTTAATATTATAGAAAATAAATCATATGATATTCTCCCAACATTATTTACTAAAGACTGTGGACATACTGATAGTAAATCAATTGCTAAAGCAATCATCAATGGAGATTTAGATTATGAATATGATAAACAAGCAGATGTTACCTTATCTATTGATGGAAAAGTCATAGGTTTAAATGATTTTGTTAATAAATTTTTAAAAGAAACTATTTTAGGTATGCTAAAATCTTTAAAAACCGAAGAATATGGTGTTAAAGACTTTGATAAAATAGAAATTCTTATTAATAATAAGAAATAG
- a CDS encoding helix-turn-helix domain-containing protein gives MVDNMPKHIASGLKYLAAVKLRNKDYTQKEIAEKLDMDRSTVSHYLNGRNLSWNSIEVANTIVNMCSKDFLAMVQVLFEDLDKIRTMVLVLRPNNYEGMIKNSCIGCGLCVDLCVMKAIKLDSLKAKIQNDLCCGCLTCEEECPTRSIRILEVNK, from the coding sequence ATGGTAGATAATATGCCGAAACATATAGCATCTGGTCTAAAATATTTAGCTGCAGTTAAGTTAAGAAATAAAGATTATACTCAAAAAGAAATAGCAGAAAAGTTAGATATGGATCGTTCCACAGTTTCTCATTATTTAAATGGACGAAATCTTTCTTGGAACTCTATAGAAGTTGCAAACACTATTGTAAATATGTGTTCAAAAGACTTTCTTGCTATGGTGCAGGTTTTATTTGAAGATTTAGATAAAATTCGTACAATGGTTTTAGTCTTAAGACCAAATAATTACGAAGGAATGATTAAAAATTCATGTATCGGTTGTGGATTATGTGTAGATTTATGTGTAATGAAGGCTATTAAGTTAGATTCATTAAAAGCCAAAATACAAAATGACTTATGTTGTGGTTGTCTTACTTGTGAAGAAGAATGTCCAACAAGGTCAATTCGAATTTTGGAGGTTAATAAATGA